In the Drosophila willistoni isolate 14030-0811.24 chromosome 3R, UCI_dwil_1.1, whole genome shotgun sequence genome, ttttaatagattATGAGTTTATTATCGGTTCGCCTTCAAGTGGATTCAAGTGCCACACTTTGCTGCGCTATcagtttatttattaaattaattaatttgcttttgcttttcaattttttcttgttttttttcttttctttttgcgtTGTtgcacaacaaaataaatgtataaactAAAAGTTGGCACCAAATTCtagtttttcaaaaaatacataaaaaaaaaataatacaacatAATCTTCCATCATCATCGGAATTACGGCCAATTGATAAAATGTGGGAAAGAGGGCAGCTGGGAAATTTTTGGGATCGGAATAATGGGACGGGGGGGACTGTCAATTAAACTAAACTTAAATATTCGCCAGAAATAATACTCGAAGAATGTGGAGAAACATATTGACTACTTCAAAGAAAATAATGCAAATATGGGCGGGGGGTATTACGGGGGGAAACTAAAAACAAACGTAGAAGcgtaaaatttgatttaaacgAATCAATTATTTTGGTAGCAAACAACACACAACTGTCAATTGTCTATGCGTGAGCCTTGGGTGGACCAATGGTTCCTGCCTGGTGATCTGTGATCTAATGGAGATTAGCAATCACTGCGCGTGTAAAGTCCAGCGTGGTCGATTGACCGCCCAAATCCTTGGTGCGCACCTTGCCATCGTTTAGTACCTTATTGATGGCATTCTGTACGACCTCACTGTAAGTGGGCAAATTAATGTGACGCAACAACTTGGTGCCGCACAGCAACATGGCAGTCGGATTGGCCACATTCTTGCCCACGGCCTCGGCGAATGTGTGTCGTGCACCCTGTGGAAGGAAAACAATTGAAACGAATGCAAAATCCAGTTTTGTGAGTCCATCTGCTTACCGGCTCAAACACAACAGCCTCGGATGAGTATGATGCTCCGGCCACGACGCCAGCGCCGCCCACCAAACCGGAGGCAAGATTATCAACAATTGCGCCATATAAATTTGGTGTAACCATCACATCAAACTGATTGGGATTGGATACCATTTGCATTGTGGTATTATCCACAATCATTTTCTCAAACTGTATGCGTGGATACAATTTGGAGACTTCCTCGCAACACTTAAGGAACAGACCATCGCCCAGCTTCATGATGTTGGCCTTGTGGACAGCGGTGACCTTCTTGCGATTGTTCTTGGTGGCATAGTCGAAGGCGAATTTGGCAATGCGCATGGATTTCTTGGCAGTGACAATCTTAAGGCACTCCACAATGCCGGGCACCGATTCGTGTTCCAAGGCGGAATACTCGCCCTCGGTCTGTTCACGAATAATCACCGTATCGATGTTTTCATGGCGGGTCTTGACGCCAGGTAAACTACGGACATGGACCACATTGGCATACAGATCCAAATCGGTGCGGAGTTTCATGTTCAGCGTTTGCAAATCACCCACATTGCTGTAATCGGGGGTGGCCAGAATACCCTTAATGCAGACTTTATTTTTCTGAATAGAGCCCACAACATCTTCCAGCTTGGCACTTAGTACGGGATTGATTTCCGACAAGAAGTACGATTCAAAATCCACAGGTACATTGGCTGCCTACAGAATGGATTTTAGCTTATTAAATGAACTCGAGTCCTTCAAGGCCTTGTCTTCCCTTACCTTGAACACTTCCTGGAGGGCATAAACTAACTCGGGTCCAACACCATCACCGGGTATCAATGTGCAGGTGGTCCGATTGGCGCCATAATTGGATTCCTGCAATATAACTCCGTATTTCAAACGAAtgcacaaattaaaattaatccAACACTCACCTCCCTGAGAACAGTCGAAATATGAAGGCTGCGTGTTGCTGCCGCCTATATATGGGAGGGGAAcgtggaaaaacaaaaaggataTTAGGAGTTTTCTTGCTAGGATTATAACCTCACAAATTTTTCGCCACTTTGTGCTGAATTTTTTTTCACATAGCCACAGCAGCTACAGCTGCGGCTGCTCGAAATGTTTATGTAAGCGTTCGCATTGAGCCAAAATCAGCCCCAGCCTCACCTGCAAAGCTGCGCGTCCCAATGTTCTGGCCAGCATCGACATGTTGCTTGTTTGTTGCTACGTTTCACAATTGACGTATTGGGAGCTAAATTTAAAAGTGTCCAATTGTATTAAACTTGAAATTATGCCTTAAGACAAGCCACCACCACGGAAGATTTCAATGGAACGAGCAGACCAAACAGCTGACCAGCATTGGCCAGAACTAGGGTTGCCGCAATTCTATGGCCATATGACTATATAAACCAGTGTTGCTCAGTGCTTTTTTACATGCATTTGTATTTGGCGGCAATTGggaatttagaatttttatattatgagtatctaattttatttatataaagacATCCTTGTTGTTTAGGTTCATAACATTTTGCACAATTTGTCAAGGCCTACTAAAGTACAAAATATCGAATTAATACATTCCCAAAGGTTGTTTATTTACTTCCAATTTCAGTTTTATATTAAATCTACAGGTGGCATGAACTATTTTACTCAATATTGAAATTCCGGAcgtatttattataaattaaatgtcaCATTCTAGTATATGCAATTAAATGATTGAATCATGTGATAGTACGGGCCTTTATCGCATAAAACCAACTTTTGAATTAACAACTCAGTAGCTTTTGGTAGAGAGATAGATGTCTGGCCTTTATCTATTTAGAATTTGTTTAATTGtagctaaaaacaaaactttacaaatatatatatatacgttcttttaagatgtttttttctttcatttcttttataggATGTTACATATTGCTGATCTTTTCATCTAGTTTCTCCATTAACACAATTTTATCAAAGGAGCGGACACGtatgcatgtgtatgtgtttgtgtggagTGAGTTGTGTGGGGGGAGGAAAAACATAGTTTACAAATACAACAATCCACTGGCGGCAGCATGTGCCATAAGTGTATTGGCCGCCTGTTGCGTTTCCAACATAAGACGAGCCTCCTTCATCCATTCACCGGCAATTTCCCGTGGTGCACCTTGAAGCAGATTCAAGTACTTAAGGGCCTGCAGGAAATCACTGCGATCCACATGGTAcctaaagaaaaacaaagagtCAATTTACAAGAAactattaaacaaattaataaacttGTACCTTGCCCTGTTCAATATTTCATAAGTATCCAATTTGCTATAGTCGAAGGGCTTATTATCGAGTTCGTCCTTGGAAATGGGATTATCTGGCCTTAAAATGAACAGGGATTGCAGATAGGATAGGAAATACATTGGCAAACTGGCTCCACCCTCGGGTACCAAAGCCAATCGACGTGCAATACGTTCCACATTGAGGAAACGTTCGCGCAACGCATCCTCTGGATAAACGCCACGTTCCTGAGCCTCTCTGGGCATGCTTTGGAGAACAGCCGATACCAGTTCGTCTCCCTCtaaaaatacacacaaaatggattaaaaattttaattattatttggtTTTATAACTTACCAGCCACCTTGGCAATCGCATTGATTTCGTTCTTCAGGGGTCGCAACTTCTCCTTGTAATGCACACCGGGAGTGGCAGTGCGTACTGAAGCCCAAAGGGCTTGACAGGCAGCCCACAAGGCCTGTGCCTGATTGGCAGTTCGTTCCGCATCGGCACGTTCTGTGTGGAAATTATTCATCGAGGTTATTAAAAGTCTATTGCTTATGATTTTATGATAATTTAGGTAATGAGAAATGAGAAAATACCTTGGAACTCATCCTCTATCTCTACACAAGCAGCATGATTAAGTGTTAATCATATAAAAGTTAGTTTTCTGGCCTACTTAAGGCAAGTGAATTCTTGGCTATTTAATCTTTAATTGCTTACCCGCCAAAGCAGCATCCATGCCACGTAATTTTCCAAGCATGGCAGCCAGTTGAAGCTTATAGTTGGCCTTTTCGGTGGCCAACTTGTCCTCCAATTCGCGCTTAAAATTCCGTGTCAAATCGGTTTCACGCTGGGCCACAATATCCTTAATGTGATCGGAATGCGCCTCAGCTTGCTTCTTAAGCTGCAGACGCAGTTGCTTATCCGATTCAGCATGAATGTGGAATATCTTCTTTTGATTCTCCACAGCCAATTTGCGGCGTTCGGCCTCCAGATGATATTCCAATTGGGCACGCAATGCCTCCGAATCATTGTCACCGCGAATAGAATCAATGGCACGTTTCAGACGCAATTCTCCATCAGTTTGCAGACGCTGCAACTCCTTTTGATACGCCAAGACATGACTGTAGGCATGAAGAATGAATAGATCCAAATCTTCTTTGGACAAATTCAACTTCTTCTCCGACAGATTAATGCCAGGGAAAATTGATTCAATTTCATCAATAAAATAATTGCGAGCCTGCTCTACATTGCGCCAATATTTATCCGATACACTTGCCGTATCCTTGTGCCTATAGAGCTCATCCTTGACATTCGCAATGTGATCCACCAGCTTTTTGATCTTGTTACGTACCACCTCAACGGTCTTGTGATTTTGGGCAGTGGCCGCTTTGCTAAGTGCCAGCTCGCACTGAGCTAGAAAAGGTCAACAAAGTTATATGCGTTATACTTTAATGGATTATGACTCACCGATCTTCTCCTGAGCTGTACGAGCAGCTCGCTCAGCCGTTGCAACAGCCGTATCTCTGGCACCAGCACGATTCTTCAGCGTTGTCCACAGAGAATTTTCACCATTCTCAACAGCTTTGTCCACAACTTGACGTACATCCTCATTGAAACTGGGGaaaacaatataaattttgttactGCACTAAATTCATTGTAATTGATTGGACTAACCCCTTTAATATGGCAATAGCCGCATTATACTCCTTGACAGCCAATTGGGCAGCCAGTTCAATGGCCGCTTCCAATTCTCCAACTTCACGGGGCAAAGGTTCAACTTTAACTGCAGCTGGCTTAGGAGCTGGTGCTGGAGTTGTCACAACTTTGGTGGCTTTCGCTTCACTTGGTTTGGCTGCCGCTGTAGGAGCAGGTTTCTTAGTCTCCGCCTTTTCGGTATTCAGTGGCTTGACTTTGGTCTCCGATTTTGGGGACTTGTCATCGTTGCTACCACCAAATAAACCAGTCACCTTTGATGTAACCGAATCCACGGTACTTGTGACAGTATCAAAACCAGATTTAACTTTATCGATTTGTTCGTTGACATTTTTCGTAATGCCCTGGAATGGTGGCTGCTCTTTGAGAGCCACTGCTATTACAGATTCAGCTCCGGGCACATTCTTCTCAACCAATTTGCGAAATTCATTATCGTATCTGCAACAAAATGAATAAAGAAtcttaacaaaacaaattgctgGCCATGTATATAAAGGAACTCACTTGGCATAGGTAATAACGCCGCCGACTGCAACCAGAGGTGATACAAAGAGCAGCAGTTTGCCAAAGCCAGCTTCACGCATATGTGGCGGAGGTGGCAGTCCACCATAGCCACCTTCTCCTTCTTCATTGCCATCTCTGCTACTCCTTTCGTTTCtcctgtggttgttgttgctgctgctgctgctgttaaaTTGTCTGCCGTTTGCCGTTTGCTGCAGCGAAAGCTAGAAaagataccaaaaaaaaacacgtttTTATCTATTTTGGGGAAGAGTAAGTCCTTCTGCTGCTCCACCAATTGCCATTTGCCATAGCGATCAGCTGgaattttggatattttcGCATATTGCCCACATTTGGTAGATGACATAACAAGCGACGACTCTTGTATATTTTTGCAATTGGCTTGGGGGGCTGGGGCTCTAACGATGTTGGTGCGGGGTGGGGGTGAGGTGGGCGAACGTGACGATTGATTTTCACGCTGTGTAACTTACCTGCCACGCGCATTTGCACTGCTCTCTGACCGCTAATCGATACATGATTGATATTTAGTTAcagaattttgttaattttggCTTTAGCTTAGTGCCCTCTGCTGCAGACGCTGGATGTTATAACCGGCGGCGTGAATTAAGTTCCCCCAAATGGCCAAATAACAATTCTCTCGGCAACGTTCAATTCTCACTGCTTGCTCCCGTCTTATGTGTGTCTACGTTTGCGGGTGAATGGCAAGACACAGCTGCTTTTTCCATCTAAGCAAATATTTCTTAGTTCTAATTACCCAACTAAGCTCGATTCAGTTGGATTCttaaacattaaataatttaatttagttataattttgtttgctctttTAATGACTGTGTTTAAAGTGTAAATGGAGTAGTAAAAAAAGCAAGAAGAAGTTGTTAATGTGTGAATGGCGAGTGGATTGTGTTATGATGCAGAACAGCTGATAACCAGCCAAAAGAGATGGGAATATCTCAGATTTTGCAAGCCTAGTGAAAGGCACTAATAGTATATagcaaaata is a window encoding:
- the LOC6650818 gene encoding MICOS complex subunit Mic60 isoform X2, producing MYRLAVREQCKCAWQLSLQQTANGRQFNSSSSSNNNHRRNERSSRDGNEEGEGGYGGLPPPPHMREAGFGKLLLFVSPLVAVGGVITYAKYDNEFRKLVEKNVPGAESVIAVALKEQPPFQGITKNVNEQIDKVKSGFDTVTSTVDSVTSKVTGLFGGSNDDKSPKSETKVKPLNTEKAETKKPAPTAAAKPSEAKATKVVTTPAPAPKPAAVKVEPLPREVGELEAAIELAAQLAVKEYNAAIAILKGFNEDVRQVVDKAVENGENSLWTTLKNRAGARDTAVATAERAARTAQEKIAQCELALSKAATAQNHKTVEVVRNKIKKLVDHIANVKDELYRHKDTASVSDKYWRNVEQARNYFIDEIESIFPGINLSEKKLNLSKEDLDLFILHAYSHVLAYQKELQRLQTDGELRLKRAIDSIRGDNDSEALRAQLEYHLEAERRKLAVENQKKIFHIHAESDKQLRLQLKKQAEAHSDHIKDIVAQRETDLTRNFKRELEDKLATEKANYKLQLAAMLGKLRGMDAALAERADAERTANQAQALWAACQALWASVRTATPGVHYKEKLRPLKNEINAIAKVAEGDELVSAVLQSMPREAQERGVYPEDALRERFLNVERIARRLALVPEGGASLPMYFLSYLQSLFILRPDNPISKDELDNKPFDYSKLDTYEILNRARYHVDRSDFLQALKYLNLLQGAPREIAGEWMKEARLMLETQQAANTLMAHAAASGLLYL
- the LOC6650817 gene encoding isocitrate dehydrogenase [NAD] subunit beta, mitochondrial; this translates as MSMLARTLGRAALQAAATRSLHISTVLREESNYGANRTTCTLIPGDGVGPELVYALQEVFKAANVPVDFESYFLSEINPVLSAKLEDVVGSIQKNKVCIKGILATPDYSNVGDLQTLNMKLRTDLDLYANVVHVRSLPGVKTRHENIDTVIIREQTEGEYSALEHESVPGIVECLKIVTAKKSMRIAKFAFDYATKNNRKKVTAVHKANIMKLGDGLFLKCCEEVSKLYPRIQFEKMIVDNTTMQMVSNPNQFDVMVTPNLYGAIVDNLASGLVGGAGVVAGASYSSEAVVFEPGARHTFAEAVGKNVANPTAMLLCGTKLLRHINLPTYSEVVQNAINKVLNDGKVRTKDLGGQSTTLDFTRAVIANLH
- the LOC6650818 gene encoding MICOS complex subunit Mic60 isoform X1, whose amino-acid sequence is MYRLAVREQCKCAWQLSLQQTANGRQFNSSSSSNNNHRRNERSSRDGNEEGEGGYGGLPPPPHMREAGFGKLLLFVSPLVAVGGVITYAKYDNEFRKLVEKNVPGAESVIAVALKEQPPFQGITKNVNEQIDKVKSGFDTVTSTVDSVTSKVTGLFGGSNDDKSPKSETKVKPLNTEKAETKKPAPTAAAKPSEAKATKVVTTPAPAPKPAAVKVEPLPREVGELEAAIELAAQLAVKEYNAAIAILKGFNEDVRQVVDKAVENGENSLWTTLKNRAGARDTAVATAERAARTAQEKIAQCELALSKAATAQNHKTVEVVRNKIKKLVDHIANVKDELYRHKDTASVSDKYWRNVEQARNYFIDEIESIFPGINLSEKKLNLSKEDLDLFILHAYSHVLAYQKELQRLQTDGELRLKRAIDSIRGDNDSEALRAQLEYHLEAERRKLAVENQKKIFHIHAESDKQLRLQLKKQAEAHSDHIKDIVAQRETDLTRNFKRELEDKLATEKANYKLQLAAMLGKLRGMDAALAEIEDEFQERADAERTANQAQALWAACQALWASVRTATPGVHYKEKLRPLKNEINAIAKVAEGDELVSAVLQSMPREAQERGVYPEDALRERFLNVERIARRLALVPEGGASLPMYFLSYLQSLFILRPDNPISKDELDNKPFDYSKLDTYEILNRARYHVDRSDFLQALKYLNLLQGAPREIAGEWMKEARLMLETQQAANTLMAHAAASGLLYL